Proteins found in one Methylobacterium sp. CB376 genomic segment:
- a CDS encoding prolyl oligopeptidase family serine peptidase gives MTPTPDPRPTLAAPDDDPYLWLEEIDGARALAWVEAQNAATLEALADGRLAADRDGLKAALDRPDKIPGVTRRGGLLYNHWQDADHPRGLWRRTTLASYRAPDTEWELLLDLDALAREEGEDWVWAGAISLPGSHDRALLKLSRGGGDAAVVREFDLPSRAFVPDGFVLPEGKSYPAWLDRDTVLLASPLGEGMATLSGYARTVRLWTRGGDPLAAPVIFEAPPESMAVHASHDREAAPERVVFVERTGFFDGVTHLGDRSGAKIRLDLPTDADAQWSRGVLVVRTRSPWTLGGTTHPPDTLLGIGLDAFLAGARDLRVLFEPGPRRALQGFFWSGPFLVLSVLDDLRARFPVFRPDEDWARGEVGGLPELGMVGVWSLDAEEDEANGDLLAAANDPVTPATLMLTRPGPGGPTILRQAPATFSAEGLVVTRHEAVSVDGERIPYVQAGPPGETGEAPVHLSGYGGFQVSNLAGYSAVLGRLWLEKGGTRVVANIRGGGEFGTTWHEAGRREGKARSHDDFAAVAADLVRRGVTRPDRIAAEGGSNGGLLVANMLTRYPERFGALLCTIPLIDMRRYHRLLAGASWVAEYGDPDAAEDWAFLRHISAYHVAAPGRPYPPILIATTRRDDRVHPGHARKMAAKLQAMGYPARFYEPEAGGHSYGKNSQETATFAALGAAFLRRAIGWEPEVA, from the coding sequence ATGACCCCCACGCCCGATCCCCGCCCGACCCTCGCGGCGCCCGACGACGATCCCTACCTGTGGCTGGAGGAGATCGACGGGGCGCGGGCCCTGGCCTGGGTCGAGGCGCAGAACGCCGCCACCCTCGAGGCGCTCGCGGACGGGCGCCTCGCCGCCGACCGGGACGGGCTCAAGGCCGCCCTCGACCGGCCCGACAAGATCCCGGGCGTCACGCGGCGGGGCGGGCTGCTCTACAATCACTGGCAGGATGCCGACCATCCCCGCGGCCTGTGGCGGCGCACCACCCTCGCCTCCTACCGGGCGCCGGACACGGAGTGGGAGCTCCTCCTCGACCTCGACGCCCTCGCCCGCGAGGAGGGCGAGGACTGGGTCTGGGCCGGGGCCATCAGCCTGCCGGGATCGCACGACCGGGCGCTGCTCAAGCTCTCCCGCGGCGGCGGCGACGCCGCCGTGGTGCGCGAATTCGACCTGCCCTCCCGCGCCTTCGTGCCGGACGGCTTCGTGCTGCCGGAGGGCAAGAGCTATCCGGCCTGGCTCGACCGCGACACGGTGCTGCTGGCGAGTCCCCTCGGTGAGGGCATGGCGACCCTGTCGGGCTACGCCCGCACCGTCCGGCTCTGGACCCGCGGCGGCGATCCCCTGGCGGCGCCGGTCATCTTCGAGGCGCCGCCCGAGAGCATGGCGGTCCATGCCAGCCACGACCGGGAGGCGGCGCCCGAGCGCGTCGTCTTCGTCGAGCGCACCGGCTTCTTCGACGGCGTGACCCATCTCGGCGACCGGTCCGGCGCCAAGATCCGCCTCGACCTGCCGACCGATGCCGACGCGCAGTGGAGCCGGGGCGTCCTGGTCGTGCGGACCCGCTCGCCCTGGACCCTCGGCGGCACGACCCACCCGCCCGACACCCTGCTCGGCATCGGCCTCGACGCCTTCCTGGCCGGCGCGCGCGATCTCCGCGTGCTGTTCGAGCCCGGTCCCCGGCGGGCGCTGCAGGGCTTCTTCTGGTCCGGCCCCTTCCTCGTCCTGTCGGTGCTCGACGACCTGCGGGCGCGGTTCCCGGTCTTCCGGCCGGACGAGGACTGGGCGCGCGGCGAGGTCGGGGGCCTGCCGGAACTCGGGATGGTCGGCGTCTGGTCCCTCGACGCCGAGGAGGACGAGGCGAACGGCGACCTCCTCGCCGCCGCCAACGACCCGGTCACGCCGGCGACCCTGATGCTGACCCGGCCCGGCCCCGGCGGGCCGACGATCCTGCGGCAGGCGCCCGCCACCTTCTCGGCCGAGGGGCTGGTGGTGACCCGGCACGAGGCGGTCTCGGTCGACGGCGAGCGCATTCCCTACGTGCAGGCGGGGCCGCCGGGCGAGACCGGCGAGGCGCCGGTCCACCTCTCGGGCTACGGCGGCTTCCAGGTCTCGAACCTCGCCGGCTACTCGGCGGTGCTCGGCCGGCTCTGGCTGGAGAAGGGCGGCACCCGCGTGGTGGCCAACATCCGCGGCGGCGGCGAGTTCGGCACGACCTGGCACGAGGCCGGCCGCCGCGAGGGCAAGGCGCGCTCGCACGACGATTTCGCCGCGGTCGCGGCCGACCTCGTGCGCCGCGGCGTGACCCGGCCCGACCGGATCGCCGCCGAGGGCGGCTCGAATGGCGGCCTGCTCGTCGCCAACATGCTGACCCGCTACCCGGAGCGGTTCGGGGCGCTGCTCTGCACGATCCCCCTCATCGACATGCGCCGCTACCACCGGCTGCTCGCCGGGGCGAGCTGGGTGGCCGAGTACGGCGACCCGGACGCGGCGGAGGATTGGGCCTTCCTCCGGCACATCTCCGCCTACCACGTCGCCGCGCCCGGGCGGCCCTACCCGCCGATCCTGATCGCCACGACGCGGCGGGACGACCGCGTCCATCCGGGCCACGCCCGCAAGATGGCGGCGAAGCTGCAGGCCATGGGCTATCCGGCCCGCTTCTACGAGCCGGAGGCGGGCGGGCATTCCTACGGCAAGAACAGCCAGGAGACCGCGACCTTCGCGGCGCTCGGGGCGGCCTTCCTGCGGCGCGCCATCGGCTGGGAGCCGGAGGTGGCCTGA
- a CDS encoding GCG_CRPN prefix-to-repeats domain-containing protein, with amino-acid sequence MSYVKLLGLAALVAGGLGLLGAAQAAPIGLGAAGAVAGEPVTIPVLGGCGPGFAPNRFGYCRPFYGPRPFYGPRPYYYGPRPYWRRPYYGPRRFYYGY; translated from the coding sequence ATGAGCTACGTCAAGCTGCTCGGCCTCGCCGCCCTCGTGGCGGGCGGGCTCGGACTGCTCGGTGCGGCGCAGGCCGCCCCGATCGGGCTCGGCGCGGCCGGCGCGGTGGCCGGCGAGCCGGTGACGATCCCGGTGCTCGGCGGCTGCGGCCCGGGCTTCGCCCCGAACCGCTTCGGCTATTGCCGACCGTTCTACGGGCCGCGCCCCTTCTACGGACCCCGTCCCTACTATTACGGCCCGCGCCCGTACTGGCGTCGCCCCTATTACGGGCCGCGGCGGTTCTACTACGGCTACTGA
- a CDS encoding UxaA family hydrolase, giving the protein MSAAAALPASPRTVRLSPEDNVVVAVDAIAAGDRVEGVAAGGRVPRGHKIATAPIPEGQPIRKFGQVIGFASRPIAPGEWVHEHNVGLGEAKGDFARDYRFAEEARETPMRPLAERASFQGYRRADGRVGTRNYLGVLTSVNCSASVARFIAEEVRRAGLLDAYPSIDGIIPLVHGTGCGYDLQGEGAEILKRTQWGYAANPNMGGIIMVGLGCEGFQIDRWKRAYGIAESDTFRSFTIQETGGTRRSVEAGVAAIREMLPAVAAARRETVPASELVLALQCGGSDGYSGITANPALGAAVDRLVAEGGTAILSETPEIYGAEHLLTRRAATREIGETLVGMIRWWEAYTARNGGEMNNNPSPGNKAGGLTTILEKSLGAAAKGGTTRLNGVFRYAEPVTARGFVYMDTPGFDPVSATGQVAGGANILCFTTGRGSAYGCKPTPSIKLATNSEIYRRMEEDMDIDCGDVLDGVPIQRKGDEIFAKILAVASGERSKSEALGYGDAEFVPWQIGAVM; this is encoded by the coding sequence ATGTCCGCCGCCGCCGCCCTGCCCGCCTCTCCCCGCACCGTGCGCCTGAGCCCCGAGGACAACGTCGTGGTCGCGGTCGACGCCATCGCGGCGGGCGACCGGGTCGAGGGCGTCGCGGCGGGCGGGCGCGTGCCCCGGGGCCACAAGATCGCCACCGCCCCGATCCCGGAGGGCCAGCCGATCCGCAAGTTCGGCCAAGTGATCGGCTTCGCGAGCCGCCCGATCGCGCCCGGCGAGTGGGTCCACGAGCACAATGTCGGCCTCGGCGAGGCCAAGGGCGACTTCGCCCGCGACTACCGGTTCGCCGAGGAGGCCCGCGAGACCCCGATGCGGCCGCTCGCCGAGCGGGCGAGCTTCCAGGGCTACCGCCGGGCGGACGGCCGCGTCGGCACCCGCAACTACCTCGGCGTGCTCACCTCGGTGAATTGCTCGGCCTCGGTCGCCCGCTTCATCGCCGAGGAGGTGCGCCGCGCCGGCCTCCTCGACGCCTATCCGAGCATCGACGGCATCATCCCCCTCGTTCACGGCACCGGCTGCGGCTACGACCTCCAGGGCGAGGGTGCCGAGATCCTCAAGCGCACGCAGTGGGGCTACGCGGCGAATCCCAACATGGGCGGGATCATCATGGTCGGCCTCGGCTGCGAGGGCTTCCAGATCGACCGCTGGAAGCGCGCCTACGGGATCGCCGAGAGCGACACGTTCCGCAGCTTCACCATCCAGGAGACCGGCGGCACCCGCCGCAGCGTCGAGGCCGGGGTCGCGGCGATCCGCGAGATGCTGCCCGCCGTCGCGGCGGCGCGGCGCGAGACCGTGCCGGCCTCCGAACTCGTGCTCGCCCTGCAATGCGGCGGCTCGGACGGCTATTCGGGCATCACGGCCAACCCGGCGCTGGGCGCCGCGGTCGACCGGCTCGTCGCCGAGGGCGGCACCGCGATCCTGTCCGAGACCCCCGAGATCTACGGCGCCGAGCACCTCCTCACCCGCCGCGCGGCGACCCGCGAGATCGGCGAGACACTCGTCGGCATGATCCGCTGGTGGGAGGCCTACACGGCCCGCAACGGCGGCGAGATGAACAACAATCCCTCCCCCGGCAACAAGGCGGGCGGGCTCACCACCATCCTGGAGAAATCCCTCGGCGCCGCCGCCAAGGGCGGCACGACGCGGCTCAACGGCGTCTTCCGCTACGCCGAGCCGGTGACCGCGCGGGGCTTCGTCTACATGGACACGCCCGGCTTCGACCCGGTCTCGGCCACCGGCCAGGTGGCGGGGGGGGCCAACATCCTCTGCTTCACCACCGGCCGCGGCTCGGCCTATGGCTGCAAGCCGACGCCCTCGATCAAGCTCGCCACCAACAGCGAGATCTACCGCCGCATGGAGGAGGACATGGACATCGATTGCGGCGATGTCCTCGACGGCGTCCCGATCCAGCGCAAGGGCGATGAGATCTTCGCCAAGATCCTGGCGGTCGCCTCGGGCGAGCGCTCGAAGTCGGAGGCCCTCGGCTACGGCGATGCCGAGTTCGTGCCCTGGCAGATCGGCGCGGTGATGTAG
- a CDS encoding MucR family transcriptional regulator: protein MTTDDAASPLDLIGLTADIVSAYVSNNSVPASEVAGLISSIHHSLGQLVAPPEPEAEKPVPPIPIRKTVTPDHIISLEDGKPYKTLKRHLAGRGLTPDQYRQKWGLPPDYPMVAANYAAQRSELAKTSGLGQSRRAHGGARSAARSAAPDATVSGPGSEGAPRRGRPRKGG from the coding sequence ATGACAACCGACGACGCAGCCTCCCCGCTCGACCTGATCGGGCTCACGGCCGACATCGTGTCGGCCTACGTCTCCAACAACTCGGTGCCGGCGTCCGAGGTCGCCGGGCTGATCAGTTCCATCCACCACTCGCTCGGTCAGCTGGTGGCGCCGCCGGAGCCGGAGGCGGAGAAGCCGGTGCCGCCGATCCCGATCAGGAAGACGGTGACGCCGGACCACATCATCAGCCTGGAGGACGGCAAGCCCTACAAGACGCTCAAGCGTCACCTGGCGGGGCGCGGGCTCACCCCCGACCAGTACCGCCAGAAATGGGGCCTGCCGCCCGACTACCCGATGGTGGCGGCGAACTACGCCGCCCAGCGCTCCGAACTCGCCAAGACGAGCGGCCTCGGCCAGAGCCGGCGGGCCCACGGCGGCGCGCGCAGCGCCGCGCGCAGCGCCGCGCCGGACGCGACCGTCTCGGGACCCGGATCCGAGGGGGCGCCGCGTCGCGGCCGCCCGCGCAAGGGCGGCTGA
- a CDS encoding MFS transporter, giving the protein MTPDAVGGSDLTRRQWRMTLLASLGGGLEYYDFIVYGIFAKDIAAAFFPQSDPIAALSLSLAVFAVGYLARPLGGMVLSHFGDRYGRKTVFVVTVFTMSACTLGMGLVPAYASWGVAATLLLVALRFVQGLCIGGELPGAITFVVETASRRPGLACGIVFCLVNGGVLLAALANLALQSWLPPAVMAEYGWRIAFLIGGLFGLVSFWLRRSLEETPEFLRLQHLAARSPVGEVLRLHRRAVLAGIGIVALTAGFNGILFAHMPAYLIQVLHYPPKTVALAMNLALLAMSASLLLASSFADRVAPRRLMQGSALLLLLGVVPAYQVLARGDANLFLVLPLLTVAVAGANGTFAYLLAGLFPTRVRFSGVALSLNLGFTLLSGLGPLAANALIGATGWTAAPGLIIAAVALVGLVVAGRLADRPATLGAALPVSG; this is encoded by the coding sequence ATGACACCCGATGCCGTCGGCGGGAGCGACCTGACCCGCCGCCAATGGAGAATGACGCTGCTCGCGAGCCTGGGCGGCGGACTCGAGTATTACGACTTCATCGTCTACGGCATCTTCGCCAAGGACATCGCCGCCGCGTTCTTCCCGCAGAGCGACCCGATCGCGGCCCTCTCGCTCTCCCTGGCGGTCTTCGCGGTGGGCTACCTCGCCCGCCCGCTGGGCGGCATGGTGCTGAGCCATTTCGGCGACCGCTACGGGCGCAAGACCGTCTTCGTGGTCACGGTCTTCACCATGTCGGCCTGCACCCTCGGGATGGGGCTGGTGCCCGCCTATGCCAGCTGGGGCGTGGCGGCGACGCTCCTCCTCGTCGCCCTGCGCTTCGTGCAGGGTCTGTGCATCGGCGGCGAGCTGCCCGGCGCCATCACCTTCGTGGTCGAGACCGCCTCGCGCCGGCCCGGCCTCGCCTGCGGCATCGTGTTCTGCCTCGTGAACGGCGGCGTGCTGCTCGCCGCCCTGGCGAACCTCGCCCTGCAATCCTGGCTGCCCCCCGCCGTGATGGCGGAGTACGGCTGGCGCATCGCCTTCCTGATCGGCGGCCTCTTCGGCCTCGTGAGCTTCTGGCTGCGGCGCAGCCTGGAGGAGACGCCGGAATTCCTGCGCCTGCAGCACCTCGCGGCGCGCAGCCCGGTCGGCGAGGTGCTGCGGCTGCACCGCCGCGCCGTCCTCGCCGGGATCGGCATCGTCGCCCTCACGGCGGGCTTCAACGGCATCCTGTTCGCCCACATGCCGGCCTACCTGATCCAGGTGCTGCACTACCCGCCCAAGACCGTGGCGCTGGCGATGAACCTCGCCCTCCTCGCCATGTCGGCCTCGCTGCTGCTCGCCTCGTCCTTCGCCGACCGCGTTGCGCCGCGGCGGCTGATGCAGGGCTCCGCCCTCCTGCTCCTGCTCGGCGTCGTGCCGGCCTACCAGGTGCTGGCGCGGGGCGACGCCAACCTGTTCCTGGTCCTGCCGCTCCTCACGGTCGCGGTGGCGGGGGCGAACGGCACCTTCGCGTACCTGCTCGCCGGGCTGTTCCCGACCCGGGTGCGGTTCAGCGGCGTCGCGCTCTCGCTCAATCTGGGCTTCACGCTGCTGAGCGGCCTCGGCCCGCTCGCCGCCAACGCCCTGATCGGCGCGACCGGCTGGACGGCGGCGCCCGGCCTCATCATCGCGGCGGTCGCCCTGGTCGGGCTCGTGGTGGCGGGCCGCCTCGCCGACCGGCCGGCCACCCTCGGCGCCGCATTGCCGGTCTCCGGCTGA
- a CDS encoding ceramide glucosyltransferase: protein MTGSWLAALCLALTAINLISLAIGLWRIGRARRGGRDAAAPVSIVRPLCGLERFSEETLASGFRLAHPCYELIFCVARAGDPIVPLVRRLMAAHPAIPARLILGEERVSENPKLNNCVRGWEAARHEWVILADSNVLMPADYVQRLVAAWRPETGLVCSTPVGAAPLGFWAEVECAFLNTLQARWQYVGESLGLGFAQGKSMLWHKPFLEAHGGIRALGAEIAEDAAATKLVRAAGRRVHLVGAPFPQPLGRRRAAEVWARQLRWARLRRVTFPLFFAPEVGIGALVPMACAAPAAGGGLAGLLAVLGTGALWYGGEWILAARNGWHRSWRWPAVCLARDAMQLGVWLAAWVARDVVWRGNAMVVRAKPAGASAPVPPRPERGIDTTGPARHSGGVPAWRNW from the coding sequence ATGACCGGCTCCTGGCTCGCCGCCCTCTGCCTCGCGCTGACGGCGATCAACCTCATCAGCCTGGCGATCGGCCTGTGGCGGATCGGCCGGGCCCGCCGCGGCGGGCGGGACGCGGCGGCGCCGGTCTCGATCGTGCGGCCGCTCTGCGGCCTGGAGCGCTTCAGCGAGGAGACCCTGGCCTCGGGCTTCCGGCTCGCGCATCCGTGCTACGAGCTGATCTTCTGCGTGGCGCGGGCGGGCGACCCGATCGTGCCGCTGGTGCGCCGGCTGATGGCGGCGCATCCCGCGATCCCGGCCCGGCTGATCCTCGGCGAGGAGCGGGTGAGCGAGAACCCGAAGCTCAACAACTGCGTGCGCGGCTGGGAGGCCGCCCGGCACGAATGGGTGATCCTGGCCGATTCGAACGTGCTGATGCCGGCCGATTACGTGCAGCGCCTCGTCGCCGCGTGGCGGCCCGAGACCGGCCTCGTCTGCTCGACCCCGGTCGGCGCCGCGCCGCTGGGCTTCTGGGCCGAGGTGGAATGCGCCTTCCTCAACACCCTGCAGGCGCGCTGGCAATATGTCGGCGAGAGCCTCGGGCTCGGCTTCGCGCAGGGCAAGAGCATGCTCTGGCACAAGCCGTTCCTGGAGGCGCATGGCGGGATCCGGGCGCTCGGCGCCGAGATCGCCGAGGACGCGGCGGCGACGAAGCTCGTGCGCGCGGCCGGCCGCCGGGTGCACCTCGTGGGCGCCCCCTTCCCGCAGCCGCTGGGGCGGCGCCGGGCGGCGGAGGTCTGGGCGCGCCAGCTGCGCTGGGCGCGGCTGCGCCGGGTGACATTCCCGCTCTTCTTCGCGCCGGAGGTCGGGATCGGCGCCCTGGTGCCGATGGCCTGCGCGGCCCCGGCGGCGGGGGGCGGCCTCGCCGGGCTCCTGGCCGTCCTCGGGACCGGCGCGCTCTGGTACGGAGGGGAGTGGATCCTGGCGGCCCGCAACGGCTGGCACCGCTCCTGGCGCTGGCCGGCGGTCTGCCTCGCCCGAGACGCGATGCAGCTCGGCGTCTGGCTGGCCGCCTGGGTCGCCCGCGACGTCGTCTGGCGCGGCAACGCCATGGTGGTCCGCGCCAAGCCCGCCGGCGCCTCGGCGCCGGTGCCGCCCCGGCCTGAGCGCGGGATTGACACCACCGGGCCGGCGCGGCACAGCGGGGGCGTGCCCGCATGGCGGAATTGGTAG
- a CDS encoding methyl-accepting chemotaxis protein yields the protein MRAFNNLKLLAKLAIPAALLIAVSAGLVLLAQVSLATLAENTRQIVDLRAARAILALQAALAVDEATIREKNIILESDAALMSALNRQFEEDRQRAANRIDQLIALADTPERQAANQGVKALMEAYFATADRTIRYALRNEDAEAKRISGGEGREARLKLVEAANQRVEVNLRDLDEAKARAAGVAASAGVTLAVVAVGGLLAAIGVLAAIAVLGVTRPLGAMAAAMGRLATGDLAVMVRGTERRDEIGSLARSLQVFKDDAVAAREMAQARDAENLAKIRRAALLDDLTRGFERSVSALTQGLSAAATEMEATAAAMAGTADETTQRSVTVAGAATQTSANVQTVAAASEELAACVQEIVHQVTQSAQIAQVAVAKAAHTDATVQRLNATAEGISTMVAMISGIAAQTNLLALNATIEAARAGAAGRGFAVVASEVKDLAGQTAKATDEIGGRIGEIQGATQEAVRDIQEIGRVIAEMSSYAASVAAAMEQQGAATQEITRNVQQAAQGTEQVTATIAGVREGAGQTSAAASQVLSAAQELARHSEGLAQEVAGFLARVKAA from the coding sequence ATGCGTGCGTTCAACAACCTCAAACTGCTCGCCAAACTCGCCATACCGGCCGCGCTGCTGATCGCCGTCTCGGCCGGCTTGGTGCTGCTGGCGCAGGTCAGCCTCGCGACCCTGGCGGAGAACACGCGGCAGATCGTCGACCTGCGCGCCGCGCGCGCCATCCTGGCGCTGCAGGCCGCGCTGGCGGTGGACGAGGCGACCATCCGCGAGAAGAACATCATCCTGGAGAGCGACGCGGCGCTGATGTCCGCCCTGAACCGGCAGTTCGAGGAGGACCGGCAGCGCGCGGCAAACCGCATCGACCAGCTCATCGCCCTCGCCGACACGCCCGAGCGCCAGGCCGCCAACCAGGGGGTCAAGGCGCTGATGGAGGCGTATTTCGCCACCGCCGACCGCACGATCCGGTACGCCCTGAGGAACGAGGACGCGGAGGCGAAGCGGATCTCGGGCGGCGAGGGGCGCGAGGCGCGCCTCAAACTGGTCGAGGCGGCGAACCAGCGCGTCGAGGTCAACCTGCGCGACCTCGACGAGGCCAAGGCGCGGGCGGCCGGGGTCGCGGCCTCCGCGGGCGTGACCCTCGCGGTCGTGGCGGTCGGCGGATTGCTGGCGGCGATCGGCGTGCTCGCGGCGATCGCGGTCCTGGGCGTCACCCGCCCGCTCGGCGCCATGGCGGCCGCCATGGGCCGGCTGGCCACGGGCGACCTCGCCGTGATGGTGCGGGGCACCGAGCGCCGCGACGAGATCGGCTCGCTCGCCCGCTCGCTGCAGGTGTTCAAGGACGACGCCGTCGCGGCGCGGGAGATGGCGCAGGCCCGGGACGCGGAGAACCTGGCCAAGATCCGCCGCGCCGCCCTGCTCGACGACCTGACCCGCGGCTTCGAGCGCAGCGTCTCGGCCCTCACCCAGGGTCTCTCGGCGGCGGCGACCGAGATGGAGGCGACGGCGGCGGCGATGGCCGGCACCGCCGACGAGACCACGCAGCGCAGCGTCACGGTCGCCGGGGCCGCCACCCAGACCTCGGCCAACGTGCAGACGGTGGCGGCGGCGAGCGAGGAGTTGGCGGCCTGCGTGCAGGAGATCGTGCATCAGGTCACCCAATCGGCGCAGATCGCGCAGGTCGCGGTGGCCAAGGCGGCGCACACGGACGCGACGGTGCAGCGGCTGAACGCCACCGCCGAGGGAATCAGCACGATGGTGGCGATGATCTCGGGCATCGCCGCGCAGACGAATCTGCTGGCGCTCAACGCCACGATCGAGGCCGCCCGGGCGGGCGCGGCGGGGCGCGGCTTCGCGGTGGTGGCGAGCGAGGTGAAGGACCTCGCCGGCCAGACCGCCAAGGCGACCGACGAGATCGGGGGGCGCATCGGCGAGATCCAGGGCGCGACCCAGGAGGCGGTGCGCGACATCCAGGAGATCGGCCGGGTCATCGCCGAGATGTCGAGCTACGCGGCGAGCGTGGCGGCGGCCATGGAGCAGCAGGGGGCGGCGACCCAGGAAATCACCCGCAACGTGCAGCAGGCGGCGCAGGGGACCGAGCAGGTGACGGCCACCATCGCGGGTGTCCGCGAGGGGGCCGGCCAGACCAGCGCCGCCGCCTCGCAGGTGCTGAGCGCGGCCCAGGAGCTGGCCCGCCACTCCGAAGGTCTGGCGCAGGAGGTGGCGGGGTTCCTCGCGCGGGTGAAGGCGGCCTGA
- a CDS encoding 3'-5' exonuclease — MTDALDDIAAVLERTGEYRVLRRLNPLVPAPAPPDEPTYLGLVLDTETTGLDPACDEVIELGIVAFTYGQSGRIYRVRHRFNQLHQPGKPIPEAVTRLTGITDADVAGKRIDDAAVAALAAKARVVIAHNARFDRRMCEVRWPFFAELNWACSCHQIDWRDEGHEAARLGGLLADHGRFHNGHRAIDDCEALLWLLAQPLRRSGRLALAALLEAARRPTVRLWASDAPFALKNRLKDRNYRWSSRRRCWYIDLDEAQIEIERSFLSREIYGGSLPGLPADRFTARDRFSRRADPEA; from the coding sequence GTGACGGACGCGCTCGATGACATTGCCGCCGTCCTGGAGCGGACCGGGGAGTACCGGGTGCTGCGGCGCCTGAATCCGCTCGTGCCCGCCCCCGCGCCCCCGGACGAGCCGACCTATCTGGGGCTGGTCCTCGACACCGAGACGACCGGGCTCGACCCCGCCTGCGACGAGGTGATCGAACTCGGCATCGTCGCCTTCACGTACGGGCAGAGCGGGCGGATCTACCGGGTGCGCCACCGCTTCAACCAGCTCCATCAGCCCGGCAAGCCGATCCCCGAGGCGGTGACGCGCCTCACCGGCATCACGGACGCGGACGTGGCCGGCAAGCGCATCGACGACGCGGCCGTCGCCGCGCTCGCCGCCAAGGCCCGGGTGGTGATCGCCCACAATGCCCGCTTCGACCGGCGGATGTGCGAGGTGCGCTGGCCCTTCTTCGCCGAGCTCAACTGGGCCTGCTCCTGCCACCAGATCGACTGGCGCGACGAGGGCCACGAGGCGGCCCGGCTCGGCGGGCTGCTGGCCGATCACGGCCGATTCCACAACGGCCACCGGGCGATCGACGATTGCGAGGCGCTGCTCTGGCTCCTCGCCCAGCCGCTGCGGCGCTCCGGGCGCCTCGCCCTCGCGGCGCTGCTGGAGGCGGCCCGCCGCCCGACCGTGCGGCTCTGGGCCTCCGACGCGCCCTTCGCGCTCAAGAACCGGCTGAAGGACCGAAATTACCGATGGTCGAGCCGGCGCCGCTGCTGGTACATCGACCTCGACGAGGCGCAGATCGAGATCGAGCGCTCGTTCCTGTCGCGGGAGATCTACGGCGGCAGCCTGCCCGGCCTGCCCGCGGACCGCTTCACCGCCCGCGACCGCTTCTCCCGCCGGGCCGACCCGGAGGCGTGA
- a CDS encoding L,D-transpeptidase, translated as MTDQTRRSLVACTATGLASALLSGALPGAAAAWPQRAPVPAPEPEDGWLFGPRRRPVEPEPDPFWGSPRRAPAPEEPAQVVDDGPIDYARAYAAVTTEPFPIPAFRWQRANPAFLRQDVAYGGRYEPGTVVIDPRAHHLYLVQPGGRARRYGVGVGRQGFAWSGNATINSKQAWPDWYPPKEMIARQPALARQVSQLQSGLGVPGGPHNPLGARAMYLWQNNKDTLYRIHGTTEPESIGRSVSSGCIRMINQDVIDLYARVAVGAQVVVIG; from the coding sequence ATGACCGACCAGACCCGCCGCTCCCTCGTCGCGTGCACCGCCACGGGCCTCGCCTCCGCGCTCCTCAGCGGCGCGCTGCCGGGGGCGGCGGCGGCTTGGCCGCAGCGCGCGCCGGTTCCCGCCCCGGAGCCGGAGGACGGCTGGCTGTTCGGCCCGCGCCGCCGCCCGGTGGAGCCGGAGCCGGACCCGTTCTGGGGCTCGCCGCGCCGGGCGCCGGCGCCGGAGGAGCCGGCCCAGGTGGTGGATGACGGCCCGATCGACTACGCCCGCGCCTACGCGGCGGTGACGACCGAGCCGTTCCCGATCCCGGCCTTCCGCTGGCAGCGGGCCAATCCCGCCTTCCTGCGCCAGGACGTGGCCTATGGCGGGCGCTACGAGCCCGGCACGGTGGTGATCGACCCGCGGGCGCACCACCTCTACCTCGTGCAGCCGGGCGGGCGGGCGCGCCGCTACGGCGTCGGGGTCGGGCGCCAGGGCTTCGCGTGGTCGGGCAACGCCACGATCAACTCGAAACAGGCCTGGCCGGACTGGTACCCGCCCAAGGAGATGATCGCCCGCCAGCCGGCCCTGGCCCGGCAGGTGAGCCAGCTCCAGAGCGGGCTCGGCGTCCCGGGCGGCCCGCACAACCCGCTCGGCGCCCGGGCCATGTACCTGTGGCAGAACAACAAGGACACGCTCTACCGCATCCACGGCACCACCGAGCCGGAGAGCATCGGGCGCAGCGTCTCGTCGGGCTGCATCCGGATGATCAACCAGGACGTGATCGACCTCTACGCCCGCGTCGCCGTGGGGGCGCAGGTCGTCGTGATTGGGTGA